The following are encoded in a window of Candida dubliniensis CD36 chromosome 4, complete sequence genomic DNA:
- a CDS encoding divalent metal ion transporter, putative (Similar to S. cerevisiae SMF1) has product MMENKSSESSEMTTEKSLNHETTFDKYTTTTTTTNKIQKKSTETTTQSISLNGDDSKIDSKFSRVVKVSRRALTTYASFIGPGLLVSVAYMDPGNYATGITAGASNKYSLLFIVLLADIIAIFLQVLCIKLGCVTGYDLARCCREYLPKKLNWALWILAECAIISTDVAEVIGSATALNILLKIPLPAGVVITVVDVIFVLTAYRTDTSSLKFVKIFEYAVGCLVMVVVICFAVELSQITANVGQVFRGFVPSKEMFDGNGMTVATSVIGSTVMIHSLFLGSGLVQPRMRDYDVKHGYVNLYEIAKEEQEKKQAQVEVGAEEISPVVSSESSQNNIAPTYEQEAKFFRTKYKPSYKSICYCLKYSKIELIVTLATIALFVNAAIVIIAGATLYGTSEAMNADLYTIHNLLSKSLSPVVGTIFMVALLSSGQSAGVVCTIAGQMVGEGHINWTLKPWMRRILTRAISIIPCLTISVFIGKNGLGVALNISQIIISILLPPLTAPLIYFTCCKKIMKVELGDEDEVEGIEDADSGKRYKYMTNSWITTIIVVIIWLLVAILNVYAIYQMAVSGVTGS; this is encoded by the coding sequence ATGATGGAAAACAAACTGTCTGAATCGTCAGAGATGACAACCGAAAAGAGCTTAAATCATGAAACTACATTTGATAAgtatacaacaacaacaacaacaacgaataaaatccaaaaaaaatcaacgGAAACAACCACGCAATCAATCAGTCTAAATGGTGACGACTCAAAGATCGATTCCAAGTTTTCAAGAGTTGTAAAAGTATCAAGAAGAGCACTTACAACTTATGCTTCATTTATTGGTCCTGGTTTACTTGTTAGTGTTGCTTATATGGATCCTGGGAATTATGCCACCGGTATAACTGCAGGTGCCTCAAACaaatattctttattgtttattgtattattaGCCGATATTATCGCTATTTTTTTACAAGTTCTTTGTATAAAATTAGGTTGTGTCACTGGTTATGACTTAGCTCGATGTTGTCGTGAATACTTGcctaaaaaattgaattgggCATTATGGATCTTAGCTGAATGTGCAATTATATCTACTGATGTTGCTGAAGTTATTGGATCAGCCACGGCattgaatattttattgaaaattccATTACCTGCTGGTGTTGTTATTACCGTTGTTGATGTTATATTTGTACTTACTGCCTATCGTACTGATACTTCACTGttgaaatttgttaaaatttttgaatatgCAGTAGGGTGTTTGGTGatggttgttgttatatGTTTTGCCGTTGAATTATCTCAAATTACTGCTAATGTGGGACAAGTATTCCGAGGATTTGTTCCTTCTAAAGAAATGTTTGATGGTAATGGTATGACAGTGGCAACCTCTGTTATTGGATCTACAGTTATGATACATTCATTGTTTTTGGGTTCAGGTTTAGTACAACCTAGAATGCGGGATTATGATGTTAAACATGGTTATGTCAATTTATATGAAATTGctaaagaagaacaagaaaaaaaacaagcCCAAGTAGAAGTAGGGGCTGAAGAAATTTCACCAGTAGTTTCTTCAGAATCTTCCCAAAACAATATTGCTCCAACTTATGAACAAGAGGCAAAATTTTTCCGTACAAAGTATAAACCATCTTATAAATccatttgttattgtttgaaatattcaaaaattgaattaattgtgACTTTAGCAACAATTGCCCTTTTCGTAAATGCAGcaattgttattattgctGGGGCAACTTTATACGGTACTTCAGAGGCCATGAATGCTGATCTTTACACAATTCATAACTTGTTAAGTAAAAGTTTATCACCTGTTGTTGGTACCATTTTCATGGTTGCATTATTGTCAAGTGGTCAAAGTGCTGGTGTTGTATGTACGATTGCTGGTCAAATGGTGGGGGAAGGTCATATTAATTGGACTTTAAAACCATGGATGAGAAGAATATTAACTCGAGCCATTTCTATTATTCCTTGCTTGACTATTTCGGTCTTTATTGGGAAAAATGGGTTAGGAGTGGCATTGAATATATctcaaattataatatcaatattgttACCACCATTAACTGCACctttaatatattttacaTGTTGTAAAAAAATCATGAAAGTTGAGTTAggtgatgaagatgaagttGAAGGAATTGAAGATGCAGATTCTGGTAAGagatataaatatatgACTAATAGTTGGATAACTACGATTATTGTTGTCATAATTTGGCTTTTGGTGGCAATATTGAATGTTTATGCTATTTATCAAATGGCAGTAAGTGGTGTGACAGGGTCTTAA
- a CDS encoding conserved hypothetical protein (similarities in Fasta hits probably biased by high serine residue content): MLFTQLIILFTFVSQVLSVSIRDFNNNILVQFTKRKGSSGGHSSGGGHSSGGGHSSSGSKGGSSSGSKGGSSSGRKGGSSSGSKGGSSSGSSSGTKNWGNNQYHCTGSSCGYGNYYAPSAAAAAVGYGTGRYTGGTQFGNNQYHCTGSTCGYGNYFAPSAAAAAVGFGTGHYTGSTNWGDNQYHCSGSTCGYGNYYASSPAAAAGYNSTKTSFGVSLNIPCTHFYVVGLAVAYSIVL; encoded by the coding sequence atgcTATTTACTcaactaataattttatttacaTTTGTTTCTCAAGTTTTATCTGTTTCCATTAGAGacttcaataataatattttggttCAATTCACCAAACGAAAAGGTAGCAGTGGTGGTCATTCTAGTGGCGGTGGTCATTCTAGTGGTGGTGGCCACTCAAGTAGTGGAAGCAAAGGTGGCAGTTCAAGTGGAAGCAAAGGTGGAAGTTCAAGTGGAAGAAAAGGTGGAAGTTCAAGTGGAAGTAAAGGTGGCTCAAGTAGTGGCAGTTCATCTGGTACTAAAAACTGGGGgaataatcaatatcattgtACTGGAAGTTCCTGTGGATACGGTAATTACTATGCACCATCAGctgcagcagcagcagtagGATATGGTACTGGTCGTTATACTGGAGGCACTCAATTTGGAAacaatcaatatcattgtACTGGAAGCACTTGTGGATATGGTAATTATTTTGCCCCatcagcagcagcagcagcagtagGGTTCGGTACTGGTCATTACACAGGAAGTACTAATTGGGGGgataatcaatatcattgCTCAGGAAGTACTTGTGGATACGGTAATTACTATGCATCATCTCCTGCAGCGGCAGCTGGATATAACTCAACCAAAACTTCTTTTGGTGTATCACTAAATATTCCTTGCACTCATTTTTATGTGGTTGGGTTAGCTGTTGCATATTCAATtgtattataa
- a CDS encoding uncharacterized protein (conserved hypothetical protein;~possibly fungus-specific), translating into MKFSSVVLSALLANLVASAPIKTVIVTAFTTVLVDSQGNTKVQTEAATATATIGSGNAAAAITDAAQEDNTPSTTSTSYNNNNNNWASAPSSVETSIVQPVTSELTQPSTTNNIPTTLSTQTTSSSTSSPSSTSSSSSSSAQPSGSEFSGEGTFYSTGLGSCGITSTDSDFIVAISHELYDSKAVGNNPNHNPLCNKKIRASYEGKSVDVTVVDRCEGCAYNDLDFSPAAFDKLADESLGRIDITWEWLD; encoded by the coding sequence ATGAAATTCTCATCAGTTGTCTTATCTGCTTTATTAGCTAATTTGGTTGCTTCTGCTCCAATTAAAACTGTTATTGTCACTGCTTTCACTACTGTTTTAGTAGATAGTCAAGGCAACACTAAAGTTCAAACTGAAGCTGCTACTGCCACTGCTACTATTGGTAGTGGTaatgctgctgctgctatTACAGATGCTGCACAAGAAGATAATACCCCATCTACTACTTCTACATCttataataacaacaacaataactgGGCTAGTGCTCCAAGTTCTGTTGAAACTTCTATTGTTCAACCAGTTACAAGTGAACTTACTCAACCCTCTACCACAAATAACATACCAACTACCTTATCAACTCAAActacatcatcatcaacttcaTCTCCATCTTCAACAAgctcttcttcttcttcttctgcaCAACCAAGTGGATCAGAATTTTCTGGTGAAGGTACTTTTTACTCTACTGGTTTAGGTTCATGTGGTATCACCAGTACTGATTCTGATTTCATTGTTGCTATTTCTCATGAATTATACGATTCTAAAGCTGTTGGTAATAATCCAAACCATAATCCATTGTGTAACAAGAAAATCAGGGCTTCTTATGAAGGTAAATCCGTTGATGTTACCGTTGTTGATCGTTGTGAAGGTTGTGCTtataatgatttagatTTCTCACCGGCCgcatttgataaattggcTGATGAATCTTTAGGAAGAATTGATATTACTTGGGAATGGCTTGATTAG
- a CDS encoding uncharacterized protein (conserved hypothetical protein;~possibly fungus-specific) — protein sequence MNNTFDSRLHSFDNYSGTPQKRQNSLSSQMVHTSNKRTPNPLQTPLGMQSAQEYPFTVNHHNNNNNSTLNSPTTVPQVSSPRYNVRSRKNVIQHMKTPTPSAYEVPSSPNINHLSHLSNHNHSDSSDSNAMLDNTQEAMDTKSASRSYSQQQSYSHSTHPQNYQQQQQQQQQQPTPQTSAPPPSSQQQQQQQQRAMSEEEQQLAAKLKETYKNIVNYEEIVQKNCIEVTLKINQITSTNNTNLVYGSPMASQNLSSSLTSNSSVVSSATRTSELSNDLWTVYHQNVTLLDNYYDFLVTSLKPSSNQTQYKTGKNIVELYKIPRRMWVYGIVGFLEVLKNIMSIFQDHEICSCFISYCFNIISNLADPILEMEGWWSEKLGDLSRMAIALYASKFIDWKISAECWYSVAMKTLYGHGKIYYHMCTVQQDNLDALVNIGKSVICRDPFVPTQHYLRLVVENICTQRNILSLLELPIIDFIKIHKVLLSIHNGRSSDGNSSESIQDSQLQYGIDLVTRYGLTFGSDSNGYNFFTRELYAAGNGANSVNDSQQQQYYQQQQQQQQQMQQMQLQQQQQQQHPPPPQHHIQQIQQPSATNTIEKMNFWFNKGSLFAISNINHLVGFGDAKNPFAKLFQLPEALKERKDKKDRKRKSRSASQTEDANLATIGSGGVDGQSVIAGDLTTNDWFYCLQFINKSVLELSMRILNHYLIGPKQASTAHIIVWLYFLISIGESVQKYPSSQTMINWLFKKIFPWESLINYLNSLLSFVKNSPKLCAMYTHYLQVNYIQFFNENEFLPEVWKCWGTLWFDLISEKNDYIDSETAGVKNNNLFDLPICGTYPVINMSGDNFDLKSKNQMENDNDERIVRIILLARTIADNYGFGLVRTSDEFKFDENLYHREVNDAFAEEFILDSRFSQNNFMQPISRENLTFETNHELSSIQKDEVWFGGFDSHLYDDENIELGEDIIDCEEDIEVYANEYGRASTAVGGGSSHHDIYGDSFIGTPTDPLSLGGSSDEDYEGNFGDKIDSNVTHITLDTNIWLKHCGRIYKCVRNGVIKVSIPLIVFQELRALRKSPEATIADAATRSVIIIRELYLTREVVPLRFDGTVASDINETTEFENNSTWRSNVDETILHAVNEHDEMGKRLMKGLNLRLSSSTKEDFNKRDPPVLNSRMAKTFKYCILITDDRNMRLRAKTIGLTSFQSKWLFGQLETVFSDKCID from the coding sequence ATGAACAACACATTTGATCTGAGGCTACattcatttgataattacTCAGGCACACCACAAAAGAGACAGAATAGTTTATCATCACAAATGGTTCATACTTCCAACAAACGAACCCCTAATCCACTTCAAACCCCCTTGGGAATGCAAAGCGCCCAAGAATATCCATTCACTGtcaaccaccacaacaacaataacaacctGACTTTGAATTCACCTACAACTGTACCACAAGTGTCATCACCACGGTACAATGTTCGATCTAGAAAAAATGTGATCCAACACATGAAAACCCCCACACCGTCAGCTTATGAAGTTCCATCCAGTCCTAATATTAATCATTTATCAcatttatcaaatcataatcattCTGATCTGTCTGATTCCAATGCTATGTTGGATAATACTCAAGAGGCAATGGACACTAAACTGGCATCCCGTTCTTATTCACAGCAACAATCATATTCTCACCTGACACATCCacaaaattatcaacaacaacaacaacaacaacagcagcagccCACGCCGCAGACCTCAGCACCGCCACCATCtctgcaacaacaacagcaacagcaacaacgAGCTATGTCGGAAGAAGAACAGCAACTTGCAGCAAAACTTAAAGAAACTTACAAAAATATTGTCAACtatgaagaaattgttcaaaaaaattgtattgAAGTAACCTTAAAGATAAACCAAATAACTTCAACGAACAATACAAATTTGGTATATGGATCACCTATGGCATCTCAAAATTTGTCAAGTTCATTAacttcaaattcatcagtAGTTTCGAGTGCAACTAGAACATCCGAATTACTGAATGATTTATGGACTGTATATCACCAAAATGTAACCTTATTGGATAACTATTACGATTTTTTAGTTACATCTTTAAAGCCATCCTCAAACCAAACTCAATATAAAACCGGGAAAAACATTGTTGAATTATACAAGATTCCTAGAAGAATGTGGGTTTATGGAATAGTGGGGTTTCTTgaagttttgaaaaacatAATGAGCATTTTTCAAGACCATGAGATTTGTCTGTGCTTCATATCATATTgctttaatattatttccaatttaGCAGATCCAATTTTAGAAATGGAAGGGTGGTGGCTGGAAAAATTGGGCGACTTATCAAGAATGGCCATTGCCCTTTATGCATCCAAATTCATTGACTGGAAAATCAGTGCTGAGTGCTGGTATTCTGTTGCAATGAAAACACTTTATGGTCATGGGAAAATTTACTATCACATGTGTACTGTACAACAGGATAATTTAGATGCTTTGGTCAACATTGGTAAATCTGTGATTTGCCGTGATCCTTTTGTTCCTACACAGCATTATTTAAGATTAGTGGTGGAAAACATATGCACACAAAGAAACATTTTGTCATTGTTAGAATTACctattattgatttcattaaaattcATAAAGTTTTACTTAGTATTCATAATGGTAGAAGCAGCGACGGAAATTCTTCAGAGAGTATACAAGATTCTCAATTGCAATACGGAATTGATTTGGTTACAAGATATGGATTAACCTTTGGTTCTGATTCAAATGGgtataattttttcaccCGTGAATTATACGCTGCTGGCAATGGTGCCAATTCAGTCAATGACCTgcagcaacagcaatattatcagcaacaacaacaacaacaacaacaaatgcaACAAATgcaattacaacaacaacaacaacaacaacacccGCCACCTCCGCAGCACCATATACAGCAAATACAACAACCTAGTGCTACAAATACTATTGAAAAGATGaatttttggtttaataAGGGCTCGTTATTCGCCATTTCAAATATCAACCATCTTGTTGGATTTGGTGATGCAAAAAACCCGTTTGCcaaattatttcaattacCAGAAGCATTAAAAGAACGGAAAGACAAAAAAGATcgtaaaagaaaatcaagaaGTGCTTCACAAACAGAAGATGCCAACTTGGCCACTATTGGAAGTGGTGGAGTAGATGGCCAATCAGTTATTGCTGGAGACTTAACTACTAATGATTGGTTTTATTGTcttcaattcattaacaAATCGGTACTTGAATTATCCATGAGAATATTGAAccattatttaattggtCCCAAACAAGCATCTACTGCTCATATAATAGTGTGGTTATATTTCTTAATTAGTATTGGTGAAAGTGTACAGAAATATCCTTCCAGTCAAACCATGATCAATTGGTTATttaagaaaatttttcccTGGGAATCcttgattaattatttgaattcattattatcatttgtGAAAAATAGTCCAAAATTATGTGCAATGTATACTCATTATCTTCAAGttaattatattcaatttttcaatgaaaatgaatttttaCCAGAAGTATGGAAATGTTGGGGTACTCTTTggtttgatttaattagtGAAAAGAATGATTACATTGATCTGGAAACAGCTGGAgttaaaaataacaatCTATTTGATTTACCAATTTGTGGAACTTACCCTGTAATCAATATGTCAGGagataattttgatttgaaatcgAAAAACCAAATGGagaatgataatgatgaacGAATTGTTCgtattatattattggcAAGAACCATTGCTGATAATTATGGATTTGGATTAGTTCGTACTAGtgatgaatttaaatttgatgaaaatttgtATCATCGAGAAGTCAATGATGCATTTGCTGAAGAATTTATTTTGGATAGTAGATTTCTGCAAAATAATTTCATGCAACCAATATCTCGAGAAAATTTAACTTTTGAAACTAATCATGAATTATCATCTATTCAAAAAGATGAAGTATGGTTTGGTGGATTTGATAGTCATTtgtatgatgatgaaaacaTTGAATTAGGTGAagatataattgattgtgaagaagatattgaaGTATATGCCAATGAATATGGCCGAGCTTCTACTgctgttggtggtggtagtagtcACCATGACATTTACGGTGATAGTTTTATTGGAACTCCAACAGATCCATTATCATTAGGTGGGAGTAGTGATGAAGATTATGAAGGGAATTTTGGTGATAAAATAGATAGTAATGTAACTCATATAACATTGGATACTAACATTTGGTTGAAGCATTGTGGTAGAATTTATAAATGTGTTAGAAATGGGGTTATAAAAGTTCTGATTCCATTGATTGTATTCCAAGAGTTGCGAGCATTAAGAAAATCACCAGAAGCCACTATAGCTGATGCTGCCACCAGATCAGTAATTATAATTCGTGAATTATATTTGACAAGAGAAGTTGTCCCATTGAGATTCGATGGCACGGTTGCATCTGATATAAATGAAACTacagaatttgaaaataattctACGTGGAGATCAAATGTTGATGAAACAATTCTTCATGCAGTCAATGAGCATGATGAAATGGGTAAAAGATTGATGAAAGGGTTAAATTTACGATTATCTTCTAGTACAAAAGAGGATTTCAATAAACGAGATCCACCAGTGTTAAATTCACGTATGGCAAAGACATTCAAATATTGTATCTTGATAACTGATGATAGAAATATGAGGTTAAGAGCTAAAACCATTGGGTTAACTTCATTTCAAAGTAAATGGTTGTTTGGTCAATTAGAGACAGTATTTTCCGACAAGTGTATTGATTAG
- a CDS encoding ribosomal protein, large subunit, putative (Similar to S. cerevisiae RPL40B (UBI2, UB12);~Similar to S. cerevisiae RPL40A (UBI1, UB11);~S. cerevisiae RPL40A and B are identical): MIEPSLKALASKYNCEKSICRKCYARLPPRATNCRKRKCGHTNQLRPKKKLK; the protein is encoded by the coding sequence ATGATTGAACCATCCTTGAAAGCTTTAGCTTCAAAATACAACTGTGAAAAATCCATTTGTCGTAAATGTTACGCTAGATTGCCACCAAGAGCCACCAACTGTCGTAAGAGAAAGTGTGGTCACACCAATCAATTGAGaccaaagaagaaattgaagtaG